The following coding sequences are from one Anolis sagrei isolate rAnoSag1 chromosome 6, rAnoSag1.mat, whole genome shotgun sequence window:
- the ISOC2 gene encoding isochorismatase domain-containing protein 2: MSVARLGKVAPKTSILFLCDMQEKFRPTISYFPQIVSVAARMLKVARALEIRTVVTEQYPQGLGPTVPELGAEDLPKYSKTCFSMFIPAVEKEMAAVPDLKSVLLCGIETQACIMSTALDLMERGLDVHVVADACSSRSQVDRIIALSRLRQSGAFLTTSEGLILQLVRDAAHPRFREIQKLIKDPAPDSGLLPLIAGSNPLFS, translated from the exons ATGTCAGTGGCACGGCTTGGAAAAGTAGCTCCCAAAACAAGCATCCTATTCCTGTGTGACATGCAAGAGAAATTCCGTCCCACCATCAGCTACTTCCCTCAGATTGTGTCTGTGGCAGCTCGGATGTTAAAG GTTGCCAGAGCGCTAGAAATTCGCACGGTGGTAACTGAACAATATCCACAAGGCTTGGGCCCAACAGTGCCAGAACTGGGTGCTGAAGACCTCCCCAAATACTCCAAGACCTGCTTCAGCATGTTCATCCCAGCTGTGGAAAAAGAGATGGCAGCTGTTCCTGACCTGAAGTCTGTGCTTTTATGTGGAATTGAGACACAGGCTTGCATCATG AGCACAGCCCTCGATCTCATGGAGCGAGGCCTGGATGTCCATGTCGTGGCAGATGCCTGCTCTTCTCGCAG tCAGGTGGACAGGATCATCGCACTGTCTCGGTTACGTCAAAGCGGGGCCTTCCTTACCACCAGCGAGGGACTTATCCTCCAGCTTGTCAGGGATGCTGCCCATCCCCGTTTCCGAGAG ATCCAGAAGCTTATTAAGGACCCTGCTCCAGACAGTGGACTCCTTCCCCTCATAGCAGGATCAAACCCCCTTTTCAGTTAG